The following coding sequences are from one Anguilla anguilla isolate fAngAng1 chromosome 12, fAngAng1.pri, whole genome shotgun sequence window:
- the LOC118210059 gene encoding P2Y purinoceptor 6 isoform X2 produces the protein MDRKDYDALRTQMAFVNDLLMVNSTLSPLPSCTYSEDFKRYLLPAVYAAVFLIGLPLNCTVILRILRSGKALTRNTIYMLNLAVADFLYVCSLPLLIYNYASHDYWPFGEQACKLVRFQFYSNLHGSIMFLTCISFHRYLGICHPLATWHKTGGRRFAWKVCGVVWVVVFCLCAPTFSFAATGIQRNRTVCYDLSKPSLSESYFPYGMALTCLGFLLPFLAIVACYCRMAFVLCRGEGVVAAAQKKKDKAARMIVVVMAVFAVSFLPFHLTKTAYLLVRTLPGAPCEVRNMYSVIYKSTRPFASMNSVLDPILFYFTQSKFRSSTRSLMLRASTFRGNGSKV, from the coding sequence ATTATGATGCTTTAAGGACCCAGATGGCCTTCGTGAACGATCTTTTAATGGTGAACAGCACATTGAGCCCGCTCCCGTCCTGCACCTACAGCGAGGACTTCAAGAGATACCTCCTCCCGGCCGTGTACGCCGCAGTCTTCCTCATCGGCCTGCCCCTGAACTGCACCGTCATCCTCCGCATCTTGAGGTCCGGGAAGGCTCTGACGCGCAACACCATCTACATGCTCAACCTGGCCGTGGCCGACTTCCTGTACGTCTGCTCCCTGCCGCTGCTCATCTACAACTACGCCAGCCATGACTACTGGCCCTTCGGCGAGCAGGCCTGCAAGCTGGTGCGCTTCCAGTTCTACAGCAACCTGCACGGCAGCATCATGTTCCTCACCTGCATCAGCTTCCATCGATACCTGGGCATCTGCCACCCGCTGGCCACCTGGCACAAGACCGGTGGCCGGAGGTTCGCCTGGAAGGTGTGCggggtggtgtgggtggtggTCTTCTGCCTCTGCGCGCCCACGTTCAGCTTCGCCGCCACGGGGATACAGCGGAACCGGACGGTGTGCTATGACCTGAGCAAGCCCAGCCTGTCGGAGAGTTACTTCCCGTACGGCATGGCGCTCACCTGCCTGGGGTTCCTGCTGCCCTTCCTGGCCATCGTGGCCTGCTACTGCCGCATGGCCTTCGTCCTGTGCCGGGGCGAGGGAGTGGTGGCCGCCGCGCAGAAGAAGAAGGACAAGGCGGCGCGCATGATCGTGGTGGTGATGGCGGTGTTCGCCGTCAGCTTCCTCCCGTTCCACCTGACCAAGACCGCGTACCTCCTGGTGCGGACCCTGCCGGGGGCGCCGTGCGAGGTGCGGAACATGTACTCCGTCATCTACAAGAGCACCAGGCCCTTCGCCAGCATGAACAGTGTGCTGGACCCCATCCTCTTCTACTTCACTCAGTCAAAGTTCCGCAGCAGCACCAGGTCACTGATGCTCAGGGCCAGCACCTTCCGAGGCAACGGTTCAAAAGTGTGA
- the LOC118210059 gene encoding P2Y purinoceptor 6 isoform X1, which translates to MSPAYGERDKQFYGQTCECPGKDYDALRTQMAFVNDLLMVNSTLSPLPSCTYSEDFKRYLLPAVYAAVFLIGLPLNCTVILRILRSGKALTRNTIYMLNLAVADFLYVCSLPLLIYNYASHDYWPFGEQACKLVRFQFYSNLHGSIMFLTCISFHRYLGICHPLATWHKTGGRRFAWKVCGVVWVVVFCLCAPTFSFAATGIQRNRTVCYDLSKPSLSESYFPYGMALTCLGFLLPFLAIVACYCRMAFVLCRGEGVVAAAQKKKDKAARMIVVVMAVFAVSFLPFHLTKTAYLLVRTLPGAPCEVRNMYSVIYKSTRPFASMNSVLDPILFYFTQSKFRSSTRSLMLRASTFRGNGSKV; encoded by the coding sequence ATTATGATGCTTTAAGGACCCAGATGGCCTTCGTGAACGATCTTTTAATGGTGAACAGCACATTGAGCCCGCTCCCGTCCTGCACCTACAGCGAGGACTTCAAGAGATACCTCCTCCCGGCCGTGTACGCCGCAGTCTTCCTCATCGGCCTGCCCCTGAACTGCACCGTCATCCTCCGCATCTTGAGGTCCGGGAAGGCTCTGACGCGCAACACCATCTACATGCTCAACCTGGCCGTGGCCGACTTCCTGTACGTCTGCTCCCTGCCGCTGCTCATCTACAACTACGCCAGCCATGACTACTGGCCCTTCGGCGAGCAGGCCTGCAAGCTGGTGCGCTTCCAGTTCTACAGCAACCTGCACGGCAGCATCATGTTCCTCACCTGCATCAGCTTCCATCGATACCTGGGCATCTGCCACCCGCTGGCCACCTGGCACAAGACCGGTGGCCGGAGGTTCGCCTGGAAGGTGTGCggggtggtgtgggtggtggTCTTCTGCCTCTGCGCGCCCACGTTCAGCTTCGCCGCCACGGGGATACAGCGGAACCGGACGGTGTGCTATGACCTGAGCAAGCCCAGCCTGTCGGAGAGTTACTTCCCGTACGGCATGGCGCTCACCTGCCTGGGGTTCCTGCTGCCCTTCCTGGCCATCGTGGCCTGCTACTGCCGCATGGCCTTCGTCCTGTGCCGGGGCGAGGGAGTGGTGGCCGCCGCGCAGAAGAAGAAGGACAAGGCGGCGCGCATGATCGTGGTGGTGATGGCGGTGTTCGCCGTCAGCTTCCTCCCGTTCCACCTGACCAAGACCGCGTACCTCCTGGTGCGGACCCTGCCGGGGGCGCCGTGCGAGGTGCGGAACATGTACTCCGTCATCTACAAGAGCACCAGGCCCTTCGCCAGCATGAACAGTGTGCTGGACCCCATCCTCTTCTACTTCACTCAGTCAAAGTTCCGCAGCAGCACCAGGTCACTGATGCTCAGGGCCAGCACCTTCCGAGGCAACGGTTCAAAAGTGTGA
- the LOC118210059 gene encoding P2Y purinoceptor 6 isoform X3, protein MAFVNDLLMVNSTLSPLPSCTYSEDFKRYLLPAVYAAVFLIGLPLNCTVILRILRSGKALTRNTIYMLNLAVADFLYVCSLPLLIYNYASHDYWPFGEQACKLVRFQFYSNLHGSIMFLTCISFHRYLGICHPLATWHKTGGRRFAWKVCGVVWVVVFCLCAPTFSFAATGIQRNRTVCYDLSKPSLSESYFPYGMALTCLGFLLPFLAIVACYCRMAFVLCRGEGVVAAAQKKKDKAARMIVVVMAVFAVSFLPFHLTKTAYLLVRTLPGAPCEVRNMYSVIYKSTRPFASMNSVLDPILFYFTQSKFRSSTRSLMLRASTFRGNGSKV, encoded by the coding sequence ATGGCCTTCGTGAACGATCTTTTAATGGTGAACAGCACATTGAGCCCGCTCCCGTCCTGCACCTACAGCGAGGACTTCAAGAGATACCTCCTCCCGGCCGTGTACGCCGCAGTCTTCCTCATCGGCCTGCCCCTGAACTGCACCGTCATCCTCCGCATCTTGAGGTCCGGGAAGGCTCTGACGCGCAACACCATCTACATGCTCAACCTGGCCGTGGCCGACTTCCTGTACGTCTGCTCCCTGCCGCTGCTCATCTACAACTACGCCAGCCATGACTACTGGCCCTTCGGCGAGCAGGCCTGCAAGCTGGTGCGCTTCCAGTTCTACAGCAACCTGCACGGCAGCATCATGTTCCTCACCTGCATCAGCTTCCATCGATACCTGGGCATCTGCCACCCGCTGGCCACCTGGCACAAGACCGGTGGCCGGAGGTTCGCCTGGAAGGTGTGCggggtggtgtgggtggtggTCTTCTGCCTCTGCGCGCCCACGTTCAGCTTCGCCGCCACGGGGATACAGCGGAACCGGACGGTGTGCTATGACCTGAGCAAGCCCAGCCTGTCGGAGAGTTACTTCCCGTACGGCATGGCGCTCACCTGCCTGGGGTTCCTGCTGCCCTTCCTGGCCATCGTGGCCTGCTACTGCCGCATGGCCTTCGTCCTGTGCCGGGGCGAGGGAGTGGTGGCCGCCGCGCAGAAGAAGAAGGACAAGGCGGCGCGCATGATCGTGGTGGTGATGGCGGTGTTCGCCGTCAGCTTCCTCCCGTTCCACCTGACCAAGACCGCGTACCTCCTGGTGCGGACCCTGCCGGGGGCGCCGTGCGAGGTGCGGAACATGTACTCCGTCATCTACAAGAGCACCAGGCCCTTCGCCAGCATGAACAGTGTGCTGGACCCCATCCTCTTCTACTTCACTCAGTCAAAGTTCCGCAGCAGCACCAGGTCACTGATGCTCAGGGCCAGCACCTTCCGAGGCAACGGTTCAAAAGTGTGA